A genomic region of Salvelinus sp. IW2-2015 unplaced genomic scaffold, ASM291031v2 Un_scaffold9808, whole genome shotgun sequence contains the following coding sequences:
- the LOC112079835 gene encoding antimicrobial peptide NK-lysin-like isoform X2 has product MKTSLVLLALSLLACSVWKIHGHRQEVDPDDQEVVEKQLEKRMQQLKGTCWVCKWALNKVKKSISASSSQEELKQKLLSVCDNVGFLKSMCKGLVKKHLWVLIEELNTSDDVRTICVNIKACKPKEVLDLSY; this is encoded by the exons ATGAAGACATCTCTGGTCCTCCTTGCCCTCAGTCTGCTGGCTTGTTCAG TTTGGAAAATCCATGGGCATCGTCAAGAGGTTGACCCTGATGACCAGGAAGTAGTGGAAAAACAGCTGGAAAAGCGCATG CAACAGCTAAAGGGGACCTGCTGGGTGTGTAAGTGGGCACTGAACAAAGTGAAGAAATCCATCTCCGCTTCCTCTAGCCAG GAGGAGCTAAAGCAGAAGCTGTTGTCTGTTTGCGATAATGTTGGCTTCCTAAAATCTATGTGTAAAGGCCTGGTGAAAAAACACTTGTGGGTGCTGATTGAGGAGCTTAACACAAGTGATGATGTGAGAACCATCTGTGTTAACATTAAGGCCTGCAA ACCAAAGGAAGTTTTGGACCTGAGCTACTGA
- the LOC112079835 gene encoding antimicrobial peptide NK-lysin-like isoform X1: MKTSLVLLALSLLACSVWKIHGHRQEVDPDDQEVVEKQLEKRMEQQLKGTCWVCKWALNKVKKSISASSSQEELKQKLLSVCDNVGFLKSMCKGLVKKHLWVLIEELNTSDDVRTICVNIKACKPKEVLDLSY; the protein is encoded by the exons ATGAAGACATCTCTGGTCCTCCTTGCCCTCAGTCTGCTGGCTTGTTCAG TTTGGAAAATCCATGGGCATCGTCAAGAGGTTGACCCTGATGACCAGGAAGTAGTGGAAAAACAGCTGGAAAAGCGCATG GAGCAACAGCTAAAGGGGACCTGCTGGGTGTGTAAGTGGGCACTGAACAAAGTGAAGAAATCCATCTCCGCTTCCTCTAGCCAG GAGGAGCTAAAGCAGAAGCTGTTGTCTGTTTGCGATAATGTTGGCTTCCTAAAATCTATGTGTAAAGGCCTGGTGAAAAAACACTTGTGGGTGCTGATTGAGGAGCTTAACACAAGTGATGATGTGAGAACCATCTGTGTTAACATTAAGGCCTGCAA ACCAAAGGAAGTTTTGGACCTGAGCTACTGA